Proteins co-encoded in one Methylobacterium sp. WL1 genomic window:
- a CDS encoding HD domain-containing phosphohydrolase translates to MSELLLITDDVARGERLSRDLGARGRCQVHDLYDDAVPAIAPALIVSDVGGLTSAAIVRLRRILAQLRGEGVPYLFLVHGNAARAEAQAQVLGATATAGVRQMLEAVDRLQGTSIPVLARTRAVEARQFFQHALFSSRSITPATADIGTDLVVRAVGDIGIHDWVRAVQQFDDATHQHCLLVAALAAAFSGALGLRPADRHRLTRAALLHDVGKIHIPVEILNKPGQLTHSEMAVMRTHAQRGHAMLVAAGFSDELLAAVRSHHEMIDGSGYPDSLRGWEIPDFVRLVTVCDVYGALIELRPYRPAMSGQKAYGLLQSMTGQLDDDLIRAFQPVATAFRPVA, encoded by the coding sequence ATGAGCGAGCTTCTGCTGATTACCGACGACGTCGCTCGCGGCGAGCGTCTGTCCCGGGATCTCGGCGCGCGCGGGCGGTGTCAGGTTCACGACCTGTACGACGACGCAGTGCCAGCCATAGCTCCTGCTCTGATCGTCAGCGATGTCGGGGGGCTCACCTCCGCCGCTATCGTTCGCCTGCGCCGCATCCTGGCTCAGCTCCGAGGTGAGGGCGTCCCATACCTCTTCCTCGTTCACGGTAATGCCGCCCGTGCAGAGGCTCAGGCTCAGGTTCTGGGCGCTACAGCCACGGCCGGGGTGCGACAGATGCTCGAAGCCGTGGACCGCCTGCAGGGAACATCGATCCCAGTGCTCGCACGAACCCGAGCCGTCGAAGCTCGACAGTTCTTCCAGCACGCGCTGTTCTCCAGTCGATCGATCACGCCCGCTACGGCCGATATCGGCACCGACCTGGTCGTGCGTGCCGTCGGTGACATCGGCATCCACGACTGGGTCCGAGCGGTTCAGCAGTTCGACGATGCCACGCACCAACACTGCCTGTTGGTCGCCGCCCTCGCCGCGGCGTTCTCAGGGGCACTCGGCTTACGCCCAGCTGATCGCCATCGCCTGACGCGGGCCGCCCTGCTGCACGATGTCGGCAAGATCCACATCCCCGTCGAGATCCTGAATAAACCGGGCCAGCTCACTCATTCGGAGATGGCGGTGATGCGAACGCATGCGCAGCGCGGTCATGCCATGCTCGTGGCCGCCGGCTTCAGCGACGAACTGCTCGCGGCTGTCCGCTCCCACCACGAGATGATCGATGGGAGCGGTTACCCCGATAGCCTCCGGGGATGGGAGATCCCGGACTTCGTGCGCTTGGTGACGGTCTGCGACGTCTACGGGGCGCTGATCGAGCTGCGTCCGTACCGGCCAGCAATGTCAGGCCAGAAGGCCTATGGTCTTCTGCAGAGCATGACCGGGCAATTGGACGACGATCTCATCCGAGCGTTCCAGCCCGTGGCTACAGCGTTCAGGCCCGTAGCCTAA
- a CDS encoding cupredoxin domain-containing protein produces MSVVVLAIALAAAGSARADLSSTIRIVLQKGRHYDPTDLFLHKGDTITLVNGDDSAVHHAFIEADRFAFDAGDQEPGKQATLTLKQPGDFIIQCGIHPKMKLTLHVQ; encoded by the coding sequence ATGTCCGTCGTCGTCTTGGCTATCGCGCTCGCCGCGGCGGGATCGGCTCGCGCAGACCTGTCCAGCACTATCAGGATCGTGCTGCAGAAGGGGCGGCACTACGATCCCACTGACCTGTTCCTACACAAGGGCGACACCATTACCCTGGTCAACGGCGACGACAGCGCGGTGCATCACGCCTTCATCGAGGCCGATCGGTTCGCGTTCGATGCCGGCGACCAAGAGCCGGGCAAGCAGGCCACGCTGACACTGAAGCAGCCCGGGGACTTCATCATCCAGTGCGGCATCCACCCGAAGATGAAGCTTACCCTACACGTACAGTAG
- a CDS encoding methylamine utilization protein, with protein sequence MAGVNDLNSIFIQTIGKSMVAPVLNNNWKLFPTFLVCAAASLTIAGHAIAGLPDPDHLISQKGKQFGPRDVALRIGEHITIINDDANFVHHAYVDTEEFAFDSGDIEPGARTVITFPQEGDFTVLCGVHPKMRLAVRVR encoded by the coding sequence TTGGCTGGCGTTAACGATTTAAATTCAATATTCATTCAGACGATTGGTAAATCTATGGTGGCGCCAGTGCTGAATAACAACTGGAAATTGTTTCCGACATTTCTGGTGTGTGCCGCAGCTTCCCTGACCATAGCCGGTCACGCTATCGCTGGCTTGCCGGACCCGGACCACCTTATATCGCAGAAAGGTAAGCAGTTCGGACCGCGGGACGTGGCTCTGCGTATCGGTGAGCACATCACCATCATCAACGACGATGCCAACTTCGTCCACCATGCCTACGTCGACACCGAGGAGTTCGCGTTCGACTCCGGCGATATCGAACCTGGGGCCAGGACCGTAATTACCTTCCCGCAGGAAGGCGACTTCACCGTCCTGTGCGGCGTTCATCCGAAGATGAGACTCGCCGTCCGCGTTCGGTAG